The following proteins come from a genomic window of Salminus brasiliensis chromosome 15, fSalBra1.hap2, whole genome shotgun sequence:
- the LOC140535791 gene encoding uncharacterized protein isoform X2 → MAQSKSDMGLDSEISNDTVIHSTVGPCTDLDNRSNEEEEEEEIELAEEVDEYIGMGSEDSTTGKQIYGMGKSPSGQQEDSKLALIIVHENAGAGGKMDEESANYAESREQIEAPNVELEEVVEKTKEELKQADLIVYDPQDETEPPAQNEFYPQLPLQSQNEAESIADEPPVTNMEDKEQPNLQQTQQAVARSLQNQDERSSELFSENKKEKGLMTMEESDNEEQAVEGNKEVEQVVASSEVGLMESIEIKNQANVLSFNDEAMQEIDANLNVAVEHLTEATAYDVQQDQAEQPEGQVFPANDMVQEVEEVVVGDQPAVKVEVKNNEFTQSEKQLTSFLNPKINNVEQEQVLEVKADLASSGTIRYFPKGPLQDLEENTAAASDYPKITEEMSAEVETKDAKEPDVEGPVINHLDKEKQAEENKTGMKELVIPEVSLGGAEKDCQATQKSPESFQNIDAFESDSGHVNETKQLTTVDDESINKESGEEKEANFTVQQLNSIDPLVQTVTTRNEMKPLTKMPDETDLDLAEECEETVMQDTSIEDRPEEKDTVWEGGRENNEKLVEKEQDKDRDNEAGKGRVQIHNIEDQIVIVQKRETEDIGAVKQVSEEGVCNEIEEPGKGVCKKIEQPGEVMKDELDPVVERMSNKLVLEQLIRVIESKQKLAEQEGTKKEQPSPVIEVVQKAAQEEGSKGIEQFKAVTEDEPKKRVREGGRKVAIPAWLIASETSEVQEPPRPTGSRSKNICIEREEQIAFKGKGPEVKVENGLLGTAMVKEAAQLKKSPPVVMQEDDAGPPKTSPVEQMQEKIYSADPSDWEISLYVKAGSDGESIGNCPFSQRLFMILWLKGVIFNVTTVDLKRKPADLQDLAPGTNPPFMTFNSEVLVDVNKIEEFLEERLVPPRYPKLAAKHPESNTAGIDVFAKFSAYIKNPRKEANDEEIDANSTDDPGPSTRSFLDGPDLTLADCNLLPKLHIIKIVAKKYRGFEFPDDMKGIWRYLNSAYQREEFINTCPAEREIEFAYLDVAKKIK, encoded by the exons ATGGCCCAGTCCAAAAGTGACATGGGTCTTGACTCTGAGATTTCTAATGACACCGTCATTCATTCTACTGTGGGACCTTGTACAGACTTGGACAATCGAAGcaatgaggaggaagaggaggaagaaattGAGCTAGCAGAGGAAGTAGATGAGTACATTGGCATGGGAAGTGAGGACAGCACAACAGGGAAACAGATATATGGCATGGGAAAGTCTCCATCTGGACAACAAGAGGATTCGAAACTGGCTCTCATCATAGTGCATGAAAATGCAGGAGCAGGGGGCAAAATGGATGAGGAGAGTGCAAATTATGCAGAATCTAGGGAACAAATTGAAGCTCCCAATGTAGAGCTCGAAGAAGTAGTGGAAAAGACaaaggaggagctgaagcaaGCTGACCTGATAGTATATGATCCACAGGATGAGACTGAACCACCTGCTCAAAATGAATTCTATCCTCAACTACCACTACAATCTCAAAATGAAGCAGAGTCCATTGCTGACGAACCTCCTGTAACCAACATGGAAGACAAGGAACAACCGAATTTGCAACAAACTCAGCAGGCAGTGGCAAGATCTCTGCAAAACCAAGATGAGAGGAGCTCAGAATTGTTCagtgaaaacaaaaaagaaaagggctTAATGACGATGGAAGAGTCAGATAATGAGGAGCAGGCTGTGGAGGGAAACAAAGAAGTGGAACAGGTGGTGGCATCCTCTGAGGTAGGATTAATGGAGAGTATAGAGATAAAGAATCAGGCAAATGTTCTTTCCTTTAATGATGAGGCAATGCAAGAAATTGACGCAAATCTAAATGTAGCTGTAGAGCATCTGACCGAAGCCACTGCCTATGATGTACAACAGGATCAAGCAGAGCAACCTGAAGGACAAGTTTTTCCTGCAAATGATATGGTTCAGGAGGTTGAAGAAGTGGTGGTGGGTGATCAACCAGCTGTAAAAGTGGAAGTGAAAAATAACGAGTTCACACAGTCAGAGAAACAATTGACAAGTTTCTTGAACCCCAAGATAAATAATGTTGAACAGGAACAAGTGCTAGAGGTAAAGGCAGATTTGGCCAGCAGTGGCACAATCAGATATTTCCCAAAGGGGCCGTTACAAGACTTAGAAGAGAATACAGCAGCAGCTAGTGATTATCCAAAGATTACAGAAGAAATGAGTGCTGAGGTAGAAACAAAAGATGCAAAGGAGCCTGATGTTGAAGGACCTGTAATTAATCATCTTGACAAAGAAAAGCAAGCTGAAGAGAATAAAACAGGGATGAAAGAACTAGTTATACCAGAAGTGTCTTTAGGAGGAGCAGAAAAAGACTGCCAAGCAACTCAGAAATCACCAGAGTCCTTTCAAAATATTGATGCCTTTGAGAGTGACAGTGGACATGTCAATGAGACTAAACAACTGACCACTGTAGATGATGAGTCAATTAACAAAGAAAGTGGTGAGGAAAAAGAAGCTAATTTCACAGTTCAACAGCTGAACAGCATTGACCCTCTTGTGCAAACAGTGACTACAAGGAATGAAATGAAACCGCTTACAAAGATGCCTGATGAGACTGATCTGGACTTAGCTGAAGAATGTGAAGAGACAGTGATGCAAGATACATCAATTGAAGATAGGCCGGAAGAAAAAGATACAGTGTGGGAGGGAGGTAGGGAAAACAATGAGAAACTTGTGGAAAAGGAGCAGGACAAAGACAGAGATAATGAGGCAGGTAAGGGGAGAGTGCAAATTCATAACATAGAGGATCAGATTGTCATAGTGCAGAAAAGAGAGACTGAGGATATAGGTGCAGTAAAGCAGGTCAGTGAGGAGGGAGTGTGTAATGAGATAGAGGAGCCAGGGAAGGGAGTGTGTAAGAAGATAGAACAGCCAGGTGAGGTCATGAAGGATGAACTAGACCCAGTGGTGGAGAGGATGAGCAACAAGCTAGTGCTAGAACAACTGATCAGAGTGATTGAAAGCAAGCAGAAGTTAGCAGAGCAGGAGGGCACTAAAAAAGAACAGCCAAGTCCAGTCATTGAAGTAGTGCAAAAAGCTGCACAAGAAGAAGGGAGTAAGGGGATTGAACAGTTCAAGGCTGTCACTGAGGATGAGCCAaaaaagagagtaagagagggcGGCCGTAAAGTGGCAATACCTGCATGGTTAATTGCCAGCGAGACGTCAGAGGTACAGGAGCCTCCTAGACCCACTGGCAGTCGCTCCAAAAACATTTGCATTGAGCGTGAAGAACAGATAGCTTTTAAAGGCAAAGGTCCAGAGGTCAAGGTGGAAAATGGCCTCCTTGGAACTGCAATGGTAAAGGAGGCAGCTCAACTGAAGAAGTCCCCCCCAGTTGTGATGCAAGAAGATGATGCGGGGCCTCCAAAGACGAGTCCAGTTGAACAAATGCAGGAGAAGATTTACAGTGCTGATCCTTCGGACTGGGAGATCTCTCTCTATGTGAAG GCAGGTAGTGATGGCGAAAGTATTGGAAACTGTCCTTTTTCTCAGAGGCTATTTATGATCCTTTGGCTAAAGGGAGTCATTTTCAATGTAACAACTGTGGATCTCAAGAG aaagCCAGCTGACCTGCAGGACCTTGCACCAGGCACCAACCCACCTTTCATGACCTTCAATAGTGAAGTACTGGTGGATGTCAACAAGATTGAAGAATTTCTTGAGGAAAGGCTTGTGCCACCCAG GTACCCAAAGTTAGCTGCCAAGCACCCAGAGTCAAACACTGCAGGAATAGATGTATTTGCCAAGTTTTCTGCCTATATCAAGAACCCCCGCAAAGAAGCAAATGatg AGGAAATTGATGCCAACAGCACTGATGACCCTGGGCCATCCACACGCAGCTTCCTTGACGGACCTgacctgactctggctgactgcaACCTGCTTCCAAAACTACACATCATCAAG ATTGTTGCAAAGAAGTATAGAGGTTTTGAGTTTCCAGACGATATGAAAGGGATTTGGCGATACCTGAACTCTGCCTACCAGAGAGAGGAATTTATCAACACCTGCCCTGCAGAACGAGAGATTGAATTTGCCTACTTGGACGTTGCCAAAAAGATCAAATGA
- the LOC140535791 gene encoding uncharacterized protein isoform X1 translates to MAQSKSDMGLDSEISNDTVIHSTVGPCTDLDNRSNEEEEEEEIELAEEVDEYIGMGSEDSTTGKQIYGMGKSPSGQQEDSKLALIIVHENAGAGGKMDEESANYAESREQIEAPNVELEEVVEKTKEELKQADLIVYDPQDETEPPAQNEFYPQLPLQSQNEAESIADEPPVTNMEDKEQPNLQQTQQAVARSLQNQDERSSELFSENKKEKGLMTMEESDNEEQAVEGNKEVEQVVASSEVGLMESIEIKNQANVLSFNDEAMQEIDANLNVAVEHLTEATAYDVQQDQAEQPEGQVFPANDMVQEVEEVVVGDQPAVKVEVKNNEFTQSEKQLTSFLNPKINNVEQEQVLEVKADLASSGTIRYFPKGPLQDLEENTAAASDYPKITEEMSAEVETKDAKEPDVEGPVINHLDKEKQAEENKTGMKELVIPEVSLGGAEKDCQATQKSPESFQNIDAFESDSGHVNETKQLTTVDDESINKESGEEKEANFTVQQLNSIDPLVQTVTTRNEMKPLTKMPDETDLDLAEECEETVMQDTSIEDRPEEKDTVWEGGRENNEKLVEKEQDKDRDNEAGKGRVQIHNIEDQIVIVQKRETEDIGAVKQVSEEGVCNEIEEPGKGVCKKIEQPGEVMKDELDPVVERMSNKLVLEQLIRVIESKQKLAEQEGTKKEQPSPVIEVVQKAAQEEGSKGIEQFKAVTEDEPKKRVREGGRKVAIPAWLIASETSEVQEPPRPTGSRSKNICIEREEQIAFKGKGPEVKVENGLLGTAMVKEAAQLKKSPPVVMQEDDAGPPKTSPVEQMQEKIYSADPSDWEISLYVKAGSDGESIGNCPFSQRLFMILWLKGVIFNVTTVDLKRKPADLQDLAPGTNPPFMTFNSEVLVDVNKIEEFLEERLVPPRYPKLAAKHPESNTAGIDVFAKFSAYIKNPRKEANDGLEKVLLKSLKKLDEYLQSPLPEEIDANSTDDPGPSTRSFLDGPDLTLADCNLLPKLHIIKIVAKKYRGFEFPDDMKGIWRYLNSAYQREEFINTCPAEREIEFAYLDVAKKIK, encoded by the exons ATGGCCCAGTCCAAAAGTGACATGGGTCTTGACTCTGAGATTTCTAATGACACCGTCATTCATTCTACTGTGGGACCTTGTACAGACTTGGACAATCGAAGcaatgaggaggaagaggaggaagaaattGAGCTAGCAGAGGAAGTAGATGAGTACATTGGCATGGGAAGTGAGGACAGCACAACAGGGAAACAGATATATGGCATGGGAAAGTCTCCATCTGGACAACAAGAGGATTCGAAACTGGCTCTCATCATAGTGCATGAAAATGCAGGAGCAGGGGGCAAAATGGATGAGGAGAGTGCAAATTATGCAGAATCTAGGGAACAAATTGAAGCTCCCAATGTAGAGCTCGAAGAAGTAGTGGAAAAGACaaaggaggagctgaagcaaGCTGACCTGATAGTATATGATCCACAGGATGAGACTGAACCACCTGCTCAAAATGAATTCTATCCTCAACTACCACTACAATCTCAAAATGAAGCAGAGTCCATTGCTGACGAACCTCCTGTAACCAACATGGAAGACAAGGAACAACCGAATTTGCAACAAACTCAGCAGGCAGTGGCAAGATCTCTGCAAAACCAAGATGAGAGGAGCTCAGAATTGTTCagtgaaaacaaaaaagaaaagggctTAATGACGATGGAAGAGTCAGATAATGAGGAGCAGGCTGTGGAGGGAAACAAAGAAGTGGAACAGGTGGTGGCATCCTCTGAGGTAGGATTAATGGAGAGTATAGAGATAAAGAATCAGGCAAATGTTCTTTCCTTTAATGATGAGGCAATGCAAGAAATTGACGCAAATCTAAATGTAGCTGTAGAGCATCTGACCGAAGCCACTGCCTATGATGTACAACAGGATCAAGCAGAGCAACCTGAAGGACAAGTTTTTCCTGCAAATGATATGGTTCAGGAGGTTGAAGAAGTGGTGGTGGGTGATCAACCAGCTGTAAAAGTGGAAGTGAAAAATAACGAGTTCACACAGTCAGAGAAACAATTGACAAGTTTCTTGAACCCCAAGATAAATAATGTTGAACAGGAACAAGTGCTAGAGGTAAAGGCAGATTTGGCCAGCAGTGGCACAATCAGATATTTCCCAAAGGGGCCGTTACAAGACTTAGAAGAGAATACAGCAGCAGCTAGTGATTATCCAAAGATTACAGAAGAAATGAGTGCTGAGGTAGAAACAAAAGATGCAAAGGAGCCTGATGTTGAAGGACCTGTAATTAATCATCTTGACAAAGAAAAGCAAGCTGAAGAGAATAAAACAGGGATGAAAGAACTAGTTATACCAGAAGTGTCTTTAGGAGGAGCAGAAAAAGACTGCCAAGCAACTCAGAAATCACCAGAGTCCTTTCAAAATATTGATGCCTTTGAGAGTGACAGTGGACATGTCAATGAGACTAAACAACTGACCACTGTAGATGATGAGTCAATTAACAAAGAAAGTGGTGAGGAAAAAGAAGCTAATTTCACAGTTCAACAGCTGAACAGCATTGACCCTCTTGTGCAAACAGTGACTACAAGGAATGAAATGAAACCGCTTACAAAGATGCCTGATGAGACTGATCTGGACTTAGCTGAAGAATGTGAAGAGACAGTGATGCAAGATACATCAATTGAAGATAGGCCGGAAGAAAAAGATACAGTGTGGGAGGGAGGTAGGGAAAACAATGAGAAACTTGTGGAAAAGGAGCAGGACAAAGACAGAGATAATGAGGCAGGTAAGGGGAGAGTGCAAATTCATAACATAGAGGATCAGATTGTCATAGTGCAGAAAAGAGAGACTGAGGATATAGGTGCAGTAAAGCAGGTCAGTGAGGAGGGAGTGTGTAATGAGATAGAGGAGCCAGGGAAGGGAGTGTGTAAGAAGATAGAACAGCCAGGTGAGGTCATGAAGGATGAACTAGACCCAGTGGTGGAGAGGATGAGCAACAAGCTAGTGCTAGAACAACTGATCAGAGTGATTGAAAGCAAGCAGAAGTTAGCAGAGCAGGAGGGCACTAAAAAAGAACAGCCAAGTCCAGTCATTGAAGTAGTGCAAAAAGCTGCACAAGAAGAAGGGAGTAAGGGGATTGAACAGTTCAAGGCTGTCACTGAGGATGAGCCAaaaaagagagtaagagagggcGGCCGTAAAGTGGCAATACCTGCATGGTTAATTGCCAGCGAGACGTCAGAGGTACAGGAGCCTCCTAGACCCACTGGCAGTCGCTCCAAAAACATTTGCATTGAGCGTGAAGAACAGATAGCTTTTAAAGGCAAAGGTCCAGAGGTCAAGGTGGAAAATGGCCTCCTTGGAACTGCAATGGTAAAGGAGGCAGCTCAACTGAAGAAGTCCCCCCCAGTTGTGATGCAAGAAGATGATGCGGGGCCTCCAAAGACGAGTCCAGTTGAACAAATGCAGGAGAAGATTTACAGTGCTGATCCTTCGGACTGGGAGATCTCTCTCTATGTGAAG GCAGGTAGTGATGGCGAAAGTATTGGAAACTGTCCTTTTTCTCAGAGGCTATTTATGATCCTTTGGCTAAAGGGAGTCATTTTCAATGTAACAACTGTGGATCTCAAGAG aaagCCAGCTGACCTGCAGGACCTTGCACCAGGCACCAACCCACCTTTCATGACCTTCAATAGTGAAGTACTGGTGGATGTCAACAAGATTGAAGAATTTCTTGAGGAAAGGCTTGTGCCACCCAG GTACCCAAAGTTAGCTGCCAAGCACCCAGAGTCAAACACTGCAGGAATAGATGTATTTGCCAAGTTTTCTGCCTATATCAAGAACCCCCGCAAAGAAGCAAATGatg GTTTGGAGAAGGTTCTACTGAAATCTTTGAAGAAATTGGATGAGTATTTGCAATCTCCTTTGCCAGAGGAAATTGATGCCAACAGCACTGATGACCCTGGGCCATCCACACGCAGCTTCCTTGACGGACCTgacctgactctggctgactgcaACCTGCTTCCAAAACTACACATCATCAAG ATTGTTGCAAAGAAGTATAGAGGTTTTGAGTTTCCAGACGATATGAAAGGGATTTGGCGATACCTGAACTCTGCCTACCAGAGAGAGGAATTTATCAACACCTGCCCTGCAGAACGAGAGATTGAATTTGCCTACTTGGACGTTGCCAAAAAGATCAAATGA
- the LOC140535791 gene encoding uncharacterized protein isoform X3 has translation MGSEDSTTGKQIYGMGKSPSGQQEDSKLALIIVHENAGAGGKMDEESANYAESREQIEAPNVELEEVVEKTKEELKQADLIVYDPQDETEPPAQNEFYPQLPLQSQNEAESIADEPPVTNMEDKEQPNLQQTQQAVARSLQNQDERSSELFSENKKEKGLMTMEESDNEEQAVEGNKEVEQVVASSEVGLMESIEIKNQANVLSFNDEAMQEIDANLNVAVEHLTEATAYDVQQDQAEQPEGQVFPANDMVQEVEEVVVGDQPAVKVEVKNNEFTQSEKQLTSFLNPKINNVEQEQVLEVKADLASSGTIRYFPKGPLQDLEENTAAASDYPKITEEMSAEVETKDAKEPDVEGPVINHLDKEKQAEENKTGMKELVIPEVSLGGAEKDCQATQKSPESFQNIDAFESDSGHVNETKQLTTVDDESINKESGEEKEANFTVQQLNSIDPLVQTVTTRNEMKPLTKMPDETDLDLAEECEETVMQDTSIEDRPEEKDTVWEGGRENNEKLVEKEQDKDRDNEAGKGRVQIHNIEDQIVIVQKRETEDIGAVKQVSEEGVCNEIEEPGKGVCKKIEQPGEVMKDELDPVVERMSNKLVLEQLIRVIESKQKLAEQEGTKKEQPSPVIEVVQKAAQEEGSKGIEQFKAVTEDEPKKRVREGGRKVAIPAWLIASETSEVQEPPRPTGSRSKNICIEREEQIAFKGKGPEVKVENGLLGTAMVKEAAQLKKSPPVVMQEDDAGPPKTSPVEQMQEKIYSADPSDWEISLYVKAGSDGESIGNCPFSQRLFMILWLKGVIFNVTTVDLKRKPADLQDLAPGTNPPFMTFNSEVLVDVNKIEEFLEERLVPPRYPKLAAKHPESNTAGIDVFAKFSAYIKNPRKEANDGLEKVLLKSLKKLDEYLQSPLPEEIDANSTDDPGPSTRSFLDGPDLTLADCNLLPKLHIIKIVAKKYRGFEFPDDMKGIWRYLNSAYQREEFINTCPAEREIEFAYLDVAKKIK, from the exons ATGGGAAGTGAGGACAGCACAACAGGGAAACAGATATATGGCATGGGAAAGTCTCCATCTGGACAACAAGAGGATTCGAAACTGGCTCTCATCATAGTGCATGAAAATGCAGGAGCAGGGGGCAAAATGGATGAGGAGAGTGCAAATTATGCAGAATCTAGGGAACAAATTGAAGCTCCCAATGTAGAGCTCGAAGAAGTAGTGGAAAAGACaaaggaggagctgaagcaaGCTGACCTGATAGTATATGATCCACAGGATGAGACTGAACCACCTGCTCAAAATGAATTCTATCCTCAACTACCACTACAATCTCAAAATGAAGCAGAGTCCATTGCTGACGAACCTCCTGTAACCAACATGGAAGACAAGGAACAACCGAATTTGCAACAAACTCAGCAGGCAGTGGCAAGATCTCTGCAAAACCAAGATGAGAGGAGCTCAGAATTGTTCagtgaaaacaaaaaagaaaagggctTAATGACGATGGAAGAGTCAGATAATGAGGAGCAGGCTGTGGAGGGAAACAAAGAAGTGGAACAGGTGGTGGCATCCTCTGAGGTAGGATTAATGGAGAGTATAGAGATAAAGAATCAGGCAAATGTTCTTTCCTTTAATGATGAGGCAATGCAAGAAATTGACGCAAATCTAAATGTAGCTGTAGAGCATCTGACCGAAGCCACTGCCTATGATGTACAACAGGATCAAGCAGAGCAACCTGAAGGACAAGTTTTTCCTGCAAATGATATGGTTCAGGAGGTTGAAGAAGTGGTGGTGGGTGATCAACCAGCTGTAAAAGTGGAAGTGAAAAATAACGAGTTCACACAGTCAGAGAAACAATTGACAAGTTTCTTGAACCCCAAGATAAATAATGTTGAACAGGAACAAGTGCTAGAGGTAAAGGCAGATTTGGCCAGCAGTGGCACAATCAGATATTTCCCAAAGGGGCCGTTACAAGACTTAGAAGAGAATACAGCAGCAGCTAGTGATTATCCAAAGATTACAGAAGAAATGAGTGCTGAGGTAGAAACAAAAGATGCAAAGGAGCCTGATGTTGAAGGACCTGTAATTAATCATCTTGACAAAGAAAAGCAAGCTGAAGAGAATAAAACAGGGATGAAAGAACTAGTTATACCAGAAGTGTCTTTAGGAGGAGCAGAAAAAGACTGCCAAGCAACTCAGAAATCACCAGAGTCCTTTCAAAATATTGATGCCTTTGAGAGTGACAGTGGACATGTCAATGAGACTAAACAACTGACCACTGTAGATGATGAGTCAATTAACAAAGAAAGTGGTGAGGAAAAAGAAGCTAATTTCACAGTTCAACAGCTGAACAGCATTGACCCTCTTGTGCAAACAGTGACTACAAGGAATGAAATGAAACCGCTTACAAAGATGCCTGATGAGACTGATCTGGACTTAGCTGAAGAATGTGAAGAGACAGTGATGCAAGATACATCAATTGAAGATAGGCCGGAAGAAAAAGATACAGTGTGGGAGGGAGGTAGGGAAAACAATGAGAAACTTGTGGAAAAGGAGCAGGACAAAGACAGAGATAATGAGGCAGGTAAGGGGAGAGTGCAAATTCATAACATAGAGGATCAGATTGTCATAGTGCAGAAAAGAGAGACTGAGGATATAGGTGCAGTAAAGCAGGTCAGTGAGGAGGGAGTGTGTAATGAGATAGAGGAGCCAGGGAAGGGAGTGTGTAAGAAGATAGAACAGCCAGGTGAGGTCATGAAGGATGAACTAGACCCAGTGGTGGAGAGGATGAGCAACAAGCTAGTGCTAGAACAACTGATCAGAGTGATTGAAAGCAAGCAGAAGTTAGCAGAGCAGGAGGGCACTAAAAAAGAACAGCCAAGTCCAGTCATTGAAGTAGTGCAAAAAGCTGCACAAGAAGAAGGGAGTAAGGGGATTGAACAGTTCAAGGCTGTCACTGAGGATGAGCCAaaaaagagagtaagagagggcGGCCGTAAAGTGGCAATACCTGCATGGTTAATTGCCAGCGAGACGTCAGAGGTACAGGAGCCTCCTAGACCCACTGGCAGTCGCTCCAAAAACATTTGCATTGAGCGTGAAGAACAGATAGCTTTTAAAGGCAAAGGTCCAGAGGTCAAGGTGGAAAATGGCCTCCTTGGAACTGCAATGGTAAAGGAGGCAGCTCAACTGAAGAAGTCCCCCCCAGTTGTGATGCAAGAAGATGATGCGGGGCCTCCAAAGACGAGTCCAGTTGAACAAATGCAGGAGAAGATTTACAGTGCTGATCCTTCGGACTGGGAGATCTCTCTCTATGTGAAG GCAGGTAGTGATGGCGAAAGTATTGGAAACTGTCCTTTTTCTCAGAGGCTATTTATGATCCTTTGGCTAAAGGGAGTCATTTTCAATGTAACAACTGTGGATCTCAAGAG aaagCCAGCTGACCTGCAGGACCTTGCACCAGGCACCAACCCACCTTTCATGACCTTCAATAGTGAAGTACTGGTGGATGTCAACAAGATTGAAGAATTTCTTGAGGAAAGGCTTGTGCCACCCAG GTACCCAAAGTTAGCTGCCAAGCACCCAGAGTCAAACACTGCAGGAATAGATGTATTTGCCAAGTTTTCTGCCTATATCAAGAACCCCCGCAAAGAAGCAAATGatg GTTTGGAGAAGGTTCTACTGAAATCTTTGAAGAAATTGGATGAGTATTTGCAATCTCCTTTGCCAGAGGAAATTGATGCCAACAGCACTGATGACCCTGGGCCATCCACACGCAGCTTCCTTGACGGACCTgacctgactctggctgactgcaACCTGCTTCCAAAACTACACATCATCAAG ATTGTTGCAAAGAAGTATAGAGGTTTTGAGTTTCCAGACGATATGAAAGGGATTTGGCGATACCTGAACTCTGCCTACCAGAGAGAGGAATTTATCAACACCTGCCCTGCAGAACGAGAGATTGAATTTGCCTACTTGGACGTTGCCAAAAAGATCAAATGA